The following proteins are encoded in a genomic region of Candidatus Manganitrophaceae bacterium:
- a CDS encoding type II secretion system F family protein: MATFVWTGKTRQGTIQKGELAANNREEVIALLRKENILVTSIQQKARELKLPGFGGKISDKDIVIFTRQFATMIDAGLPLVQCLEILSSQCDNPMLAKAVGEVRGDVEGGSTYADALRKHPKVFDDLYVNMVAAGEAGGILDTILNRLAKHIEKSMKLKKQIKSAMVYPSTIMGVAGIVIVVLLVWVIPIFAQMFTDFGGTLPALTQFVIDLSHFMQRNIIKIVLGLGLAVYGFKKYYRTPAGRKNVDKFALKVPVIGDLIRKAAVAKFTRTLGTLIASGVPILEGLGIVAKTSGNKIIEEALMNARQSISEGKTISDPLGKEKVFPPMVVQMIAVGETTGALDAMLGKIADFYDDEVDAAVSALTSLLEPMLMVFLGITIGTIVIAMYLPIFKLAAVVG; this comes from the coding sequence ATGGCTACGTTCGTATGGACAGGGAAGACGCGACAGGGGACGATTCAGAAAGGGGAATTGGCGGCGAACAACCGTGAAGAGGTAATTGCTCTTTTGAGGAAGGAGAACATCCTCGTCACCTCGATTCAGCAAAAGGCCAGAGAGCTCAAACTCCCCGGCTTCGGCGGGAAGATCAGCGACAAAGATATCGTGATCTTCACCAGACAGTTTGCCACAATGATCGATGCCGGCCTCCCCCTGGTTCAGTGTCTTGAAATTTTATCGAGTCAATGCGACAATCCCATGCTTGCCAAAGCGGTCGGGGAGGTCCGGGGCGACGTAGAAGGAGGATCGACCTATGCCGACGCCCTGCGAAAGCACCCGAAGGTATTTGATGATCTTTATGTCAACATGGTGGCGGCCGGTGAGGCGGGGGGTATTCTCGATACGATTTTAAACCGGTTGGCAAAACATATCGAAAAGTCGATGAAGCTGAAGAAGCAGATCAAATCGGCAATGGTCTATCCCAGCACCATCATGGGGGTGGCGGGAATCGTCATTGTTGTTTTGCTCGTCTGGGTGATTCCGATCTTTGCCCAGATGTTCACCGATTTCGGCGGGACGCTCCCGGCGTTGACCCAATTTGTGATCGACTTGAGCCACTTCATGCAGCGGAATATCATCAAGATCGTCCTGGGGCTCGGCCTCGCCGTCTATGGCTTCAAAAAGTATTATCGCACCCCTGCCGGTCGAAAGAATGTCGACAAGTTTGCGTTAAAAGTACCCGTGATCGGCGACTTGATCAGAAAGGCCGCCGTCGCCAAGTTTACCCGCACCCTCGGAACGCTGATCGCCAGCGGCGTTCCCATTCTCGAAGGGCTTGGCATCGTCGCGAAGACCTCCGGAAATAAGATCATTGAAGAAGCATTGATGAACGCCCGCCAGAGTATCAGTGAAGGGAAAACGATTTCGGACCCCCTTGGGAAGGAAAAGGTTTTCCCCCCAATGGTGGTTCAGATGATTGCGGTGGGTGAGACGACCGGCGCCCTCGACGCCATGCTTGGAAAGATCGCCGATTTTTACGATGATGAGGTCGATGCGGCGGTTTCGGCGCTGACCTCGTTGCTGGAGCCGATGTTGATGGTGTTTCTCGGGATCACGATCGGAACGATCGTCATCGCGATGTATCTGCCGATCTTCAAATTGGCCGCTGTGGTTGGATAA
- a CDS encoding PAS domain S-box protein: MKNKEDEIILGRIKWLMALRVFLVTSLLGLPLLLQLNYLKNPWSIVTFYILIGATYLLTLLYTFFLTRSQNPFLFISLQLAVDLLFETALIAVTGGIDSPFAFLYIITIVSASIFFYRKGGVLTAAAATFLFGTLINLQYANVPPFSLGTPVTLGNKEVIFMLFLYMITFFTVGIASGRLSERLHEKEIGFSNLRVFTEDIVQSVSSGLVTTNLDGRITSFNRSASEITGFSSAEAIGMAWWDLFEWSEIRNRYQELASTGLPQRFDGEINTSKGERCLLGVTISSLRNEHGGQIGIIGTFQDLTQLRSLEEEMQKKERLATIGEMAAGMAHEIRNPLASLSGSIQVLKSELNLRNEHLKLMEIAVQEAGRLNSIITQFLLYAKPLPPRRRETDLHLLLSETVQLLQNNPEYNDRVSVVLEIAPRPLRISIDPDQIRQVFWNLSINAFQAMPEGGILTISTRQVKPKKGRGSLQDQVEIIFADTGEGIRKEDLPKIFYPFFTTKSSGSGLGLSIVHRIIEEHAGEIRVESSPQGTTFVVALSADEMIRTDSFPQKNGMPKEDRSNQGARLQGSPNWAASA, translated from the coding sequence ATGAAAAACAAAGAAGACGAGATCATTCTCGGAAGAATAAAATGGCTGATGGCGCTGCGGGTCTTCCTGGTGACCTCGCTTCTCGGTCTTCCGCTCCTCCTGCAACTCAATTATCTAAAGAATCCTTGGTCGATCGTCACCTTTTACATTCTGATCGGGGCCACCTATCTGTTGACCCTTCTCTATACTTTCTTCTTGACCCGATCACAAAATCCGTTCCTCTTTATCTCTCTGCAGTTAGCGGTCGACCTTTTATTCGAGACGGCGCTGATTGCAGTCACCGGCGGAATTGACAGCCCCTTTGCTTTCCTATATATCATTACCATCGTTTCGGCGAGCATTTTCTTCTATCGAAAGGGAGGGGTGCTGACCGCGGCGGCGGCGACCTTCCTCTTCGGAACGCTGATCAATCTTCAGTATGCCAATGTTCCTCCCTTCAGCCTCGGCACCCCGGTCACCCTCGGCAACAAAGAGGTGATCTTCATGCTCTTTCTTTACATGATCACCTTTTTTACCGTCGGAATCGCGAGCGGAAGGCTCTCGGAGCGACTCCATGAAAAAGAGATCGGATTCTCAAATCTCAGGGTTTTTACAGAGGACATTGTTCAGAGCGTCTCCAGCGGCCTCGTGACGACCAATCTGGATGGAAGGATCACTTCGTTTAATCGGTCGGCCTCCGAAATCACCGGCTTCTCGTCGGCGGAGGCGATCGGAATGGCCTGGTGGGATCTTTTTGAATGGAGTGAGATTCGAAATCGATACCAAGAGCTCGCCTCCACCGGATTGCCGCAGCGTTTTGACGGAGAAATCAATACCAGTAAGGGGGAAAGATGTCTCCTTGGCGTGACGATCTCCTCTCTTAGAAATGAGCATGGCGGCCAGATCGGTATCATCGGGACCTTTCAAGACCTGACACAGCTACGGAGCCTCGAAGAGGAGATGCAGAAGAAGGAGCGGCTCGCCACGATCGGAGAGATGGCGGCGGGGATGGCGCATGAAATTCGAAACCCGCTTGCTTCACTGAGCGGATCGATTCAGGTTCTGAAGAGCGAGCTGAATCTTCGGAACGAACACCTAAAGTTGATGGAGATTGCAGTTCAGGAGGCGGGTCGGCTCAATTCGATTATCACCCAGTTTCTTCTTTACGCGAAGCCGCTTCCGCCGCGGCGAAGGGAGACCGATCTGCATCTGCTCCTTTCCGAAACGGTCCAACTTCTTCAGAACAACCCCGAATATAACGATCGCGTCAGCGTCGTGCTGGAAATTGCACCGCGACCGCTCCGGATCTCGATCGATCCCGATCAGATCCGGCAGGTCTTCTGGAACCTCTCGATCAATGCCTTTCAGGCAATGCCGGAAGGGGGGATCCTGACGATTTCGACGCGGCAGGTGAAGCCGAAAAAGGGAAGAGGATCCTTGCAAGATCAGGTTGAAATCATCTTCGCCGACACCGGAGAAGGAATTCGAAAAGAAGATCTTCCCAAAATCTTTTATCCCTTCTTCACGACGAAGAGCTCGGGGTCGGGATTGGGACTGTCGATTGTTCACCGCATCATCGAAGAACATGCCGGGGAGATTCGGGTAGAAAGCTCGCCGCAGGGAACGACCTTTGTCGTCGCTCTCTCGGCCGATGAAATGATTCGGACAGATTCCTTCCCACAGAAGAACGGGATGCCGAAAGAAGACCGGTCGAATCAAGGAGCGCGGCTTCAGGGTTCGCCGAATTGGGCGGCGTCGGCCTAA
- a CDS encoding sigma-54-dependent Fis family transcriptional regulator, translating to MEKVLIVDNEKSMRDFLTIVLKKEGYLVETAEDGDHALKILEKDIFDVVLTDMKMPRMSGLDLLKALKDLSAETIVIMMTAYASTETAIEAMKEGAYDYLTKPFQIDEVKLIIRNALERRKLRQENTQLRQELKGQATFTQIIGKSEKMRRVLDLVRKVADSRSNILIYGESGTGKELIARAIHYNSSRRDRSFVTVNCSALPEALLESELFGHMKGSFTGAIGNKEGLFEIAHEGSIFLDEIGETSLSIQVKLLRVLQEREFRRVGGTKDLKVDVRIIAATNRDLEKMIAEGKFREDLYYRLDVIPIDLPPLRERPEDIPLLADFFLRKFTQSLGKEIDGIEPEAVRVLMSHEWKGNVRELENVVERAVALSSSRMLTLEDFNEGFLKQADTIPIPALIPEEGLDLEGLIGKIEKELLLKALQETNWVKKEAAKLLHLNFRSFRYRLDKYGIKKYRNGSGDPDPSDEEADIADDPTEEAVE from the coding sequence ATGGAAAAAGTGCTGATTGTCGACAATGAAAAGAGCATGCGGGATTTCCTCACCATCGTATTGAAAAAAGAGGGCTATCTCGTCGAGACGGCGGAGGATGGCGATCATGCGTTGAAGATCCTTGAAAAGGATATCTTCGATGTGGTGCTGACCGACATGAAAATGCCCCGAATGAGCGGTCTCGATCTCCTAAAGGCGCTGAAAGATCTCTCCGCCGAGACGATCGTAATTATGATGACCGCCTATGCGTCGACGGAGACAGCGATTGAGGCGATGAAAGAGGGGGCCTATGATTATCTGACGAAGCCGTTTCAGATCGATGAGGTCAAGCTGATTATCAGAAACGCCCTGGAGCGGAGGAAACTTCGCCAGGAGAACACACAGCTTCGTCAGGAGCTGAAAGGCCAGGCGACCTTTACCCAGATCATCGGGAAGAGTGAAAAGATGCGGCGGGTGCTCGACCTGGTTCGAAAGGTGGCCGACAGCAGGAGCAACATCCTCATCTACGGCGAATCGGGGACCGGAAAAGAGTTGATTGCGCGGGCGATCCATTACAACAGCTCCCGGCGCGACCGCTCCTTTGTCACCGTCAACTGCAGCGCCCTGCCGGAAGCGCTCCTGGAGAGCGAGCTCTTCGGCCATATGAAAGGATCTTTCACCGGTGCCATTGGGAATAAGGAAGGGCTGTTTGAGATCGCCCATGAGGGGAGCATCTTCCTTGACGAGATCGGGGAGACCTCCCTCTCAATCCAGGTTAAGCTGTTGAGGGTTCTTCAAGAGAGGGAGTTTCGCCGGGTCGGCGGGACGAAAGATTTAAAGGTCGATGTCCGAATCATCGCTGCGACCAATCGCGATCTGGAGAAGATGATCGCGGAAGGGAAATTCCGCGAAGACCTTTACTATCGACTCGACGTAATTCCGATCGACCTTCCCCCGTTGAGGGAGCGGCCGGAAGATATTCCCCTCTTGGCCGATTTTTTCCTCCGCAAATTTACACAGAGCCTCGGTAAAGAAATCGACGGGATTGAGCCGGAGGCGGTTCGGGTCTTGATGAGCCATGAGTGGAAGGGGAATGTCCGAGAGCTCGAGAACGTCGTCGAGCGCGCCGTCGCGCTCTCATCGAGCAGGATGTTGACCCTGGAAGACTTCAACGAGGGTTTCCTTAAACAGGCCGATACAATCCCGATTCCGGCTTTGATTCCGGAAGAAGGGCTCGATTTGGAAGGGTTGATCGGAAAGATTGAAAAGGAGCTCCTTCTCAAGGCGCTTCAAGAGACCAACTGGGTCAAGAAGGAGGCGGCCAAGCTCCTTCATCTCAACTTCCGCTCGTTCCGGTATCGGCTTGATAAGTATGGCATCAAAAAATATCGGAATGGAAGCGGCGATCCCGACCCTTCGGATGAAGAGGCCGATATTGCCGACGATCCCACAGAGGAAGCGGTCGAATAA
- the ispE gene encoding 4-(cytidine 5'-diphospho)-2-C-methyl-D-erythritol kinase: MKKTVLIEAPAKVNLYLKVFRKREDGYHDLVSLMQMVGLYDSLTFRAERSGIRLEQTDPSLPSDRSNLVIRAAEALQKSAFPDGAPSPGVAIKLVKQIPIAAGLGGGSSDAAATLVGLNRLWSLGWSRRRLAELGATLGSDVPFFLYGPTAWVSGRGEAVEKSSPVAEGWVVLLNPGIAVSTAAVYQALSRKLGLTKNKPKISINRFLAQRPSATKIFRSPYNDLEKVTLGAHPELIRLKQELQARGGEAVLMSGSGPTLFARFESYAAAKQAAAAFEGRGSLRVWVARILKRSPI, translated from the coding sequence ATGAAAAAAACAGTCCTCATTGAAGCCCCTGCCAAGGTCAATCTTTATCTCAAAGTCTTCCGCAAAAGAGAAGATGGGTACCATGACCTCGTCTCGCTGATGCAGATGGTCGGACTCTATGATTCTTTAACCTTCCGGGCGGAGCGCTCCGGGATTCGATTGGAGCAGACCGATCCTTCCCTTCCTTCCGACCGCTCAAATCTGGTCATCCGCGCCGCCGAAGCATTGCAGAAATCGGCCTTTCCGGACGGCGCCCCGTCTCCGGGTGTCGCAATTAAATTGGTCAAGCAGATCCCGATCGCCGCCGGCCTCGGCGGCGGAAGCAGCGATGCGGCGGCGACCTTGGTCGGCCTCAACCGGCTCTGGTCGCTCGGCTGGTCCCGCCGGCGGCTTGCAGAATTGGGGGCCACCCTCGGAAGCGATGTTCCGTTTTTTCTCTATGGCCCGACCGCATGGGTGTCCGGAAGGGGGGAGGCGGTCGAGAAGAGCTCGCCTGTCGCAGAGGGGTGGGTGGTCCTCCTAAACCCCGGAATCGCCGTCTCCACGGCGGCGGTTTATCAGGCCCTTTCGAGAAAATTAGGGTTGACAAAAAACAAGCCAAAGATTAGTATAAACAGATTTCTTGCACAAAGACCTTCTGCGACGAAGATCTTTCGCAGCCCTTACAATGACCTGGAAAAGGTCACGTTAGGGGCTCATCCGGAGCTCATCCGACTCAAACAGGAACTCCAAGCGCGGGGAGGAGAGGCTGTATTGATGTCAGGAAGCGGCCCCACCCTTTTTGCACGCTTCGAATCTTATGCCGCAGCCAAACAGGCCGCTGCCGCATTCGAGGGGCGGGGATCATTGCGGGTTTGGGTCGCGCGGATTCTAAAAAGGTCTCCTATTTAG
- a CDS encoding ribose-phosphate pyrophosphokinase, producing the protein MRRLKLFSGNSNPVLTKEICDYLGISLGHAIVSTFSDGEIFVKLEENVRGSDVYVVQSTSEPVNNHIMELLILIDALKRASAEEITAVIPYYGYARQDRKDQPRVPITAKLCADLVATSGAHRVLTMDLHAGQIQGFFNIPVDHLYATPVLLDYFQKKKFNDLVVVSPDAGGVERARAFAKRMNVGLAIIDKRREGPNRTKIMNIIGEVAGRDILILDDMIDTAGTITQAAAAIKAKGAGRIIAGCTHPVLSGPALQRLNDAPIDEVVVTNSIPLKGKEEICKKITTLSVASLLGEAIKRIHEEASVSSLFV; encoded by the coding sequence ATGCGAAGGTTGAAGCTTTTTTCGGGTAACTCAAATCCCGTCCTCACCAAGGAGATTTGTGACTATCTCGGCATCTCTCTTGGGCACGCGATCGTCTCTACATTCAGCGACGGAGAGATCTTCGTCAAGCTTGAAGAGAATGTTCGCGGAAGTGATGTCTATGTGGTTCAGTCGACTTCCGAGCCGGTGAATAACCATATCATGGAGCTCCTGATCTTGATCGATGCGCTCAAGCGTGCTTCGGCCGAGGAGATCACGGCGGTCATTCCCTATTATGGTTATGCACGGCAAGATCGGAAAGATCAGCCGCGGGTTCCAATCACCGCGAAGCTCTGCGCCGACCTGGTCGCGACGTCGGGGGCCCACCGGGTGTTGACGATGGACCTCCATGCGGGGCAGATTCAGGGATTTTTCAATATTCCGGTCGATCATCTCTACGCGACCCCGGTGTTGCTCGATTATTTCCAGAAGAAGAAGTTTAACGACCTGGTTGTGGTCTCCCCGGATGCCGGCGGTGTGGAGCGGGCGCGGGCCTTCGCGAAACGGATGAACGTCGGTCTTGCCATCATCGACAAGCGGCGGGAGGGGCCGAACCGGACGAAGATTATGAACATCATCGGGGAGGTCGCCGGTCGGGACATTTTGATCCTCGACGACATGATCGATACCGCTGGGACGATCACGCAGGCCGCCGCGGCGATCAAGGCGAAGGGCGCTGGCCGGATTATCGCCGGTTGCACCCATCCGGTTCTCTCTGGCCCGGCGCTGCAGAGGTTAAACGATGCTCCGATCGATGAAGTGGTGGTGACCAATTCGATTCCGTTGAAGGGAAAAGAGGAGATTTGCAAAAAAATTACCACCCTTTCGGTGGCATCGCTCCTGGGGGAGGCAATTAAGCGAATTCATGAAGAGGCGTCGGTCAGCTCTCTTTTTGTTTGA
- a CDS encoding 50S ribosomal protein L25 — protein sequence MQKLEIQGEYRKEAGKGVARQLRMRGKIPAVLYSAGSSTLLTMDPKDIDKVLHSASGENTLITLQVAADGSGSGSHVAILRDFQRDPITGKVLHADLFEINMNEPLVVKVQVEVVGGVAAGVKEGGVLQHNIRELEIRCLPSLIPDQIEVDASGLGIGESIHAKDIRLADGIELMGDPDQVLVSVAVPMSEEKLEELLTAPKEVKEPEVLTKKEKEGEAPKAEGKPDAKAAEAKGKPEAKKEEKKETKK from the coding sequence ATGCAGAAGCTTGAAATTCAAGGGGAGTATCGCAAAGAAGCCGGAAAAGGGGTCGCCCGGCAGTTAAGAATGCGGGGAAAGATCCCGGCTGTTCTCTACAGCGCCGGATCATCCACCCTCTTGACGATGGACCCGAAGGACATCGACAAGGTACTCCACTCGGCTTCGGGGGAAAATACGCTGATCACCCTTCAGGTGGCGGCCGATGGGTCGGGAAGTGGATCCCACGTGGCGATTCTGCGTGACTTCCAGCGCGACCCGATCACCGGAAAGGTGCTCCATGCCGACCTTTTTGAGATCAATATGAATGAGCCGCTGGTCGTCAAGGTTCAGGTCGAGGTGGTCGGCGGCGTGGCGGCCGGTGTAAAAGAAGGAGGGGTGCTCCAGCACAATATCCGTGAGCTGGAAATCCGCTGTCTTCCGTCTCTTATTCCGGATCAGATTGAGGTCGACGCTTCCGGGTTGGGGATAGGGGAATCAATCCATGCGAAGGATATCCGCCTGGCCGACGGCATTGAACTGATGGGCGATCCCGATCAGGTGCTCGTCTCCGTCGCCGTCCCGATGTCCGAGGAAAAGCTCGAAGAGCTGCTGACGGCACCGAAAGAGGTGAAAGAACCGGAGGTGTTGACGAAGAAAGAGAAAGAAGGAGAGGCGCCGAAGGCCGAGGGCAAGCCGGACGCCAAGGCGGCCGAGGCCAAAGGAAAACCGGAGGCAAAGAAGGAGGAGAAGAAAGAGACGAAGAAATAG
- a CDS encoding aminoacyl-tRNA hydrolase: MKLIVGLGNPGPEYEETKHNVGFWLIDTFAKRHGLSLSEKKGEAKVGQGRWTSPSGGIDFILAKPQTYMNRSGRSVRSLLHSAGITPSEIIVVYDDLDLPCGRIRIRTQGGAGGHRGVASIIEVIGTDQFNRLRIGIGRDPGQDPADYVLSPFRPEELKLVEEAVEKGAEALPLLMEGRITEAMNKFH, encoded by the coding sequence GTGAAATTGATCGTCGGACTCGGAAATCCGGGTCCGGAATACGAAGAGACCAAACATAATGTCGGCTTCTGGCTCATCGACACCTTCGCAAAGCGTCACGGTCTCTCGCTCTCAGAGAAAAAGGGAGAGGCAAAGGTCGGGCAGGGCCGCTGGACCTCCCCTTCCGGGGGAATTGATTTTATCTTAGCAAAACCGCAGACCTACATGAATCGAAGCGGCCGGTCGGTTCGCAGCCTTCTCCACTCTGCAGGAATAACCCCCTCTGAAATCATCGTGGTCTATGACGACCTAGACCTCCCTTGCGGACGGATCCGAATTCGGACGCAGGGGGGGGCCGGGGGACACCGCGGTGTTGCATCGATCATCGAGGTTATCGGAACCGATCAATTTAACCGCCTTCGAATCGGGATCGGACGCGATCCGGGTCAAGATCCGGCCGATTACGTGTTGAGCCCTTTTCGGCCGGAGGAGTTAAAGCTCGTCGAAGAAGCGGTTGAAAAAGGGGCCGAGGCGCTCCCCCTTCTGATGGAGGGGCGGATTACCGAGGCAATGAATAAGTTCCACTAA
- the ychF gene encoding redox-regulated ATPase YchF, translating into MAVNCGIIGLPNVGKSTIFNALTRANAAVANYPFCTVEPNVGIVEVPDERLTRLAEIYRPKKLTPTHMEFVDIAGLVAGASQGEGLGNQFLGHIREVDALVHIVRCFDDPEIVHVNGAVDPKRDVEIIDTELILKDLDSIEKRLFRTEKKAKSGDKESVRETALLTRLKEALSQGRSARQVPVSDEERPIMKDLALLTAKPILYVANVPEEDVEKGNAYSNRVVEMARAEGTECVIISGKIESEIAVLSPEEGKVFLKDLGLAEPGLARLIRGSYRLLGLMTFFTVGEDEVKGWTIQKGTPAVQAAGKIHSDIERGFIRAEIFSYDDLIRLGGAQAIKEKGLLRLEGKEYLVQDGDCVYFRFNV; encoded by the coding sequence ATGGCAGTGAATTGCGGCATTATCGGACTTCCGAACGTCGGTAAGTCAACCATCTTTAACGCGCTCACCCGGGCGAACGCGGCGGTGGCGAACTATCCCTTTTGCACCGTCGAGCCGAACGTTGGAATTGTCGAAGTCCCCGATGAGCGGCTGACCCGGCTGGCGGAGATCTATCGGCCGAAAAAGCTCACGCCGACGCATATGGAGTTCGTCGATATCGCCGGTTTGGTCGCCGGCGCCAGTCAAGGGGAAGGGCTGGGGAATCAGTTCCTCGGCCATATCCGGGAAGTTGATGCGTTGGTCCACATCGTCCGCTGCTTCGACGATCCGGAGATCGTCCATGTCAACGGCGCGGTCGACCCGAAGCGGGATGTCGAGATCATCGACACCGAGCTGATCCTCAAAGATTTGGATTCGATCGAAAAACGGCTTTTCCGGACGGAGAAGAAAGCAAAGTCGGGGGACAAGGAGTCGGTTCGTGAGACCGCGCTTCTCACCCGATTGAAAGAGGCGCTCTCCCAGGGACGCTCGGCGAGACAAGTCCCCGTGTCGGACGAAGAGCGGCCGATCATGAAGGACCTGGCCCTCTTAACGGCGAAGCCGATCCTCTATGTCGCCAACGTACCGGAGGAGGATGTCGAGAAGGGAAATGCTTACTCCAACCGGGTGGTCGAAATGGCGCGGGCGGAAGGGACCGAATGTGTCATCATCAGCGGAAAGATCGAATCGGAAATCGCCGTCCTCTCTCCGGAGGAAGGAAAGGTCTTCTTAAAAGATCTCGGCCTGGCCGAGCCGGGGCTGGCCCGATTGATTCGCGGCTCCTACCGGCTGCTCGGCTTGATGACCTTCTTCACCGTCGGGGAAGATGAGGTAAAGGGGTGGACGATCCAAAAGGGCACACCCGCGGTGCAGGCGGCGGGAAAGATTCACTCCGATATTGAACGGGGATTCATCCGGGCCGAGATCTTCTCCTATGATGACCTGATCCGGTTGGGAGGTGCGCAGGCAATCAAAGAGAAGGGATTGCTTCGCCTCGAGGGAAAAGAGTATCTCGTCCAAGACGGCGACTGCGTCTATTTTAGATTCAATGTCTAG
- the rpsF gene encoding 30S ribosomal protein S6 encodes MNGYETIFIAKPNLSDEEVGKMMEKIKGVIQKAGGELVVMENWGKKKLAYEVHKEKKGTYIIAHFKGAGPTLTELERTYRLDESIIKFITLKIPLDKLGKTQPARDEKPTSFRDREASGDR; translated from the coding sequence ATGAACGGATATGAGACGATTTTCATTGCCAAACCAAACCTCTCCGATGAGGAAGTAGGCAAGATGATGGAGAAGATCAAAGGGGTCATCCAGAAGGCGGGCGGAGAGCTCGTCGTCATGGAGAATTGGGGTAAGAAGAAGCTCGCTTACGAAGTGCACAAGGAGAAAAAAGGGACCTACATCATTGCGCATTTCAAGGGAGCCGGACCGACCTTGACCGAATTGGAACGAACCTATCGGCTCGACGAATCGATCATCAAATTCATCACCCTCAAAATCCCACTCGACAAGCTCGGAAAAACCCAGCCCGCCCGCGATGAAAAGCCGACCTCATTCCGCGACAGAGAAGCATCAGGGGATAGATAA
- a CDS encoding single-stranded DNA-binding protein, protein MVSFNKVILIGNLTKDPEIRYTPSGTAVASFGLAVNHRYKQGEEMKDEVCFIDIVVFGKQAENSGQYLSKGQGVIVDGRLQQRRWETEDGQKRNKHEVVAQTIRFLPKRQDGAEGPSSRGGGELPIDEGSDEVPF, encoded by the coding sequence ATGGTCAGCTTTAACAAAGTGATTTTAATCGGGAACCTCACCAAAGATCCGGAGATCCGTTATACGCCGAGCGGAACTGCGGTTGCCAGCTTCGGCCTTGCCGTGAACCATCGATACAAGCAGGGCGAGGAGATGAAGGACGAGGTCTGTTTTATCGACATCGTGGTTTTTGGAAAGCAGGCGGAGAACAGCGGGCAGTATCTCTCGAAGGGCCAGGGGGTGATCGTCGATGGACGTCTTCAGCAGCGTCGTTGGGAGACGGAAGACGGACAAAAGCGAAACAAGCATGAGGTGGTGGCGCAGACGATCCGATTTCTTCCGAAGCGTCAAGACGGCGCAGAGGGACCTTCTTCGCGTGGGGGGGGAGAACTCCCGATTGACGAAGGGTCCGACGAGGTTCCATTTTAG
- a CDS encoding 30S ribosomal protein S18 — protein sequence MEKKYFQRRRICRFCTEKKENIDYKEIQVLKGFLTERGKIIPRRISGNCAHHQRDLTAAIKRARNIAFLAFAEER from the coding sequence GTGGAAAAGAAATATTTTCAGCGACGACGTATCTGCCGTTTTTGTACGGAGAAAAAAGAAAACATCGACTACAAAGAGATCCAGGTGCTGAAGGGCTTTTTGACCGAGCGGGGCAAAATTATCCCGCGCCGGATCTCCGGGAACTGCGCCCACCATCAACGGGATCTCACGGCGGCGATTAAGCGCGCTCGCAATATCGCCTTCCTCGCCTTTGCCGAAGAGCGGTAG
- a CDS encoding PilZ domain-containing protein: MLTSDEKTKVNRRQSPRVPYIVLEVKGKHSNKVFLAYAENISQGGLFLSSSQSLKIGDRFPIEFILPDNKTTVRCTCEVTWKKKYEKSGVASEGVGVRFVDLPASEKKVISGWIDQEDKKKRGS; the protein is encoded by the coding sequence ATGCTGACTTCGGACGAGAAAACAAAGGTCAATCGGCGACAATCTCCACGGGTCCCTTATATCGTTTTGGAAGTTAAAGGGAAGCACTCCAACAAGGTCTTTTTGGCCTATGCCGAAAATATCAGCCAGGGGGGGCTCTTCCTCTCTTCTTCCCAATCGCTCAAGATCGGAGATCGGTTTCCGATTGAGTTCATCCTTCCCGATAATAAAACGACGGTTCGTTGCACCTGTGAAGTGACCTGGAAGAAAAAGTATGAAAAAAGCGGGGTCGCTTCCGAAGGGGTCGGCGTCCGCTTTGTCGACCTTCCTGCGTCCGAGAAAAAAGTCATCAGCGGGTGGATCGATCAGGAAGACAAGAAAAAAAGAGGTTCATGA